Genomic segment of Dehalogenimonas alkenigignens:
TTCAACCTCCAGCCCGGAGCCTTTGAGCCTTTATTTTGAATTGCACCTGTTGAAAACACTGGGATACCAGCCGGAACTCCGGCGCTGCGTCGGTTGTCGGTCAGAACTCAAAGAAACTACGAATTTCTTCGCGCCGGCCTCGGGCGGAATATTATGCCCTGACTGCGCGGTGGCCGCGCCGGCGTCTTATGCAGTATCGGTCAGCGGGTTGAAAGTGATGCGCTTTTTCCTGGAAAACCGCTACGAATCGGCTGCCAGACTCAGAATCGAACGGGCATTGAATATTGAAGTAACCGCAGTCACCCGCGCCTATATCCAGCATCTGTTGGAAAAAAGTTGCTTGAAAAGCGCCTCCTGGCTGGAACAAATCCGTTCTATTAGCCATCCAGCAAACCTTTCGGGAAAATGATACCCTGCCCGGCCATTCCGGTAAAAATAATACCCGATGGTACTCTTTTTTTTATGTAATCATGGTGCTATGATTCTTTTCATGCCTAAGGTGGCTTAAAGGAGGCCAGCCAGTGGAAAAGAAACAGGGTTTATCCACCATCATTCTGTCTGTCGCGGTGGTGATCGCTATTATCCTGGGCTCATTTTCAATAATTCAGGGCAATCAACACTCAGAAGATGCCCAGGCACAAATATCCAGTTTGTCGTCAGAGATCACCAGCCTTGAAAATACAATTACGGGACTCAACGGGCAAGTCACTGCTTTAAGCGCCCAGCTTTCGGCGCAATTCTCAAGCTTGAACCAGCAAGTCTCAGGTTTGATCCAGGCGTCAACCGCCGTTCCTAACGCCATCGCCAAAATCCTTCCCAGCGTCGTGTTCATCGAAGTCGCCTTCGGCAATCCCAGCGGCACCGGGGGGATTGGCTCTGGTTCAGGAATCATCATGGACAAGGCGGGATATATATTAACCAACAAACACGTGGTTAACGGGGCTTTCGCCGCCAGAGTCATTACCAGCGATCGGCGCATTTACGAGGTGGATGAGATCTGGGAGGATGACATCACTGACCTGGCAGTAGTGAAGGTCACCGCCCAAAACCTGACGCCCGCTGTCTTCGGAGATCCCGCCGGGATGAAAGTCGGCGATACGGTTATTGCTATAGGTTACCCGTTGGGGATGTCGCCCGCCGAAGGCGGCGCCAACGCCACCGCCGGGATCCTGTCCAACCTGAGCCGGTTTTTCTGGATCGACAACACACCGTATTATGACCTTATGGAGTTTGATGCCGCCATCAATCCGGGCAATTCGGGCGGCGCTTTGATCAACCTTAAAGGCGAACTTGTCGGCATCAACAGCGCCGGCCTGGATACCGCTCAAGGCATTAATTATGCCATCAACGTCGCAACCGCCAAACATGTATACAACGATCTGGTTCAAGGTGAGATTGGTCATCACCCGTACCTGGGGATAATGATTGATGACAATATCCAGGTGATTCCCGGTGAACCTTTCGCTGCCGCGTTGGTCGGTGCGGAGATTCTCGATCTGGATCTTCTAGGTCCAGCGGCTAAGTCAGGCTTGAGGCCGTTTGATGTGATTATCAAATTCAACGGGCAGACTGTTTCCTCTGCCTCAGACGTCATCCGTTTTCTCTGGCGGCTGGACGTGAACGAAAGAGTCACAATTGTGGTAAAAAGAGGAACAGGGGAGCTCACTTTTGAGTTCAACGCTCCTAAGAGGCCTTTTAGTTCCAGGTTCATTTAATTGGCACAAGACAGCAGGTGAATAAAGACAGAAAGCCTGGATTCGTGCTTCCTGCTTTGCCACAGCCGGGGTCATCACCTATAATTACCTCACGATAAGAGGTAACTGATGACTTCACGACTTGACTCTATTACTAGGGAACGCCTTGACAAGCTGTCCCGCCTTAAACAATTGGGCATCGAGGCTTACCCCAACACTTTCCGCCGCAGCCATTCCTGTCTGGAAGCCGTAAAAATCCTCGAGGCTTCAGAAAAAGCCGGATCTGATGCCCCGGAGGTGACCGTGGCCGGCCGCCTGGTGTCCCGCCGCGGCATGGGTAAGATAAATTTCCTGGATATCCGCGACGGTTCCGGTAAGATCCAAATCTTATGCGGCAAGGATCACGTCAAAGAAGGCTGGGACATACTTGCCGCTCTTGACATCGGTGATTTCATCGGAGTTACCGGTAAACTGCTGCGAACCCGGTCCGGTGAACCTACTGTTGGCGCCGTTAAACTGACCCTGCTTACCAAATCGTTACAACCGCTGCCTGAAAAATGGCACGGCCTGCAAGACACTGAGACCCGTTACCGCCAGCGCTACCTTGACCTCATCTCCAATCCAGATGTTCGGGAGACATTCCGCGCGCGCGCCCTAATCATCTCCGGTATCCGCCGCTATCTTGACAGCCATAACTTCCTCGAGGTCGAGACGCCGGTGCTCCAGCCTGCCGCTGGCGGCGCCGCGGCCCGCCCGTTCATCACCCACCATAACGCTCTCGACCGCGATTTCTACCTCCGAATCGCCCTTGAACTGCATCTTAAGCGCCTCATCGTCGGCGGCTTCGACGGCGTCTACGAGATCGGCCGTATTTTCCGTAATGAGGGCATCTCCTTCAAGCACAACCCGGAATTCACGATGCTGGAATGCTACCAGGCTTACGCAGACTACCGGGACGTCATGCAGACAGTTGAGAACATGGTCTCCGGCATCGTAAAAGATATCACGGGCGGCTATACCGTCAAGTTCGGCGAAAACACCCTCGACTTTAATCCGCCCTGGCCGAGGATTGATTTCCGCAGCGAACTGCTCAAGCGTTCGGGCGTCGACTTCCTGGCTTACGACGGCATTGAGCCACTGCGGCAAAAGATGCGTGAACTCGGCATCGCAGTTGACCCCAAGAAGGACAAGGGCAAGCTGCTCGATGAATTGCTATCTACTTTTGTCGAGCCGAACCTGACCCAACCGTGTTTCCTCGTTGATTATCCTATTGAGATGTCGCCGTTGGCTAAGACCAGGCCTGACGAGCCAAGGGTCGTCGAGCGCTTCGAGGCCTTCGCCGCTGGCATGGAGATCGCCAATGCCTTCTCCGAACTCAACGACCCACTGGAACAGGAACGGCGTTTCAAACTCCAAATACTCTACCGCAACACCCAAGCCCAGCTTGCGCTCCTGACCGCCGAGCTTATCGAAGAGATGCAAAACCAGGTGACCGGGTTGACCCACATCGACCCGGTAAAGGTAGCCGGCTTGGCTGCCCGCGCCGGCGCCCTGGGCACCGAAATCGAGACCCAGGCGACAGACAATCCATCTCTCAAGAAAATGATGAGCACCTTCCGAGAGCATATCCACGAGATCGAGCACAAGTCCGGATCACTGAGCGAAAAAAACGTTGCCGCCTTCGCTGAAAACCTGGCCGCAGACATGGACGAGATCCGCCGGGGCCGCGGCGACGAGGAGGAAGAAACCATCGACGAGGACTTCATCACCGCTCTTGAATATGGAATGCCGCCTACCGGCGGCCTGGGCATCGGCATCGATCGGCTTACCATGGTCATCACCAATAACCAGAGCATCCGCGAGGTCATTTTCTTCCCGGCTCTCAAAGACAAGGAGTAATCCATGATTGACCTTAAACTCATCCGCGACAATCCAGACCTGGTGCGCCGCGCCGTCGACAGCCGCCAGTCGAAGGCTCCTGTCGATGAGATTTTAGAGACCGACAAGCTGCGCCGGGAGAAGACGGCCGAACTTGACGAGTTGCGGCGCCAGCGTAAGGAGCAGTCCAAGCAGCGGCCACCGGACCCCGAAGCCGGCCGCGCCCTCCGGGAAAAGATCTCCGAATTGGAAGAGGTTTTAAGGACACTTGACGAACAGCTCCAGAGTTACCTCCTTCAGGTGCCCAACATCCCTCAAGCCAGCACGCCGTTAGGCACCAGCGAGGACGACAATATCGTACTGCGTCACTGCGGCAACATCCGGGAATTCGACTTCGAGGTCAAGCCCCATTGGGAACTGGGTGAAAGCCTGGGCATGATTGACTTCGACCGCGGCGTGAAACTTTCCGGCACCCGCTTCTATGTCCTCAAAGAACTCGGTGCCAGGCTGCAGCGGTCGCTCATTTCTCTCTTCCTGGACCTGCACACCCGGAAACACGGCTATAAGGAAATGTACCTGCCTTTCCTGGTAAAAAAGGAGGTATTATACGGCTCCGGCAACTTACCGAAGTTCGCCGACAATCTTTACCGTGACGCCGTAGACGATCTATGGCTGGTACCCACCGCCGAGGTGCCGCTGACCGGCCTGCACAGCGGGGAAATTTTGTCTAACGACCAGCTGCCTATCAACTACTGCGCCTATACCGCCTGCTTCCGGCGAGAAAAGATGAGCGCCGGCAAGGATACCCGCGGTATCAAGCGCGGGCACCAGTTTGATAAAGTGGAGCTCTACAAGTTCACCGAGCCCGAGAAGTCCAACGAGGAATTGGAAAAACTGTTAGACGACGCCGAGGACATCGCCCGGACGCTGGGTCTCCCCTACCGTATCAAGCAGCTTTGCACTGCCGACATCGGCTTTGCCTCATCCAGAAGCTACGACATTGAAATCTGGGCGCCGGGCATCAAAGAATGGCTGGAGGTATCATCCTGCTCCAACTGCTGGGACTTCCAGGCGCGGCGGGCTAACATCCGATATCGCCGGGCATCAGATGGCAAGGTGGACTATGTCCACACCTTGAATGGCTCCGGCCTGGCGTTGCCGCGGGTTCTTATCGCTGTCATGGAAAATTACCAGCAGGCCGACGGATCAATCATTATCCCCGAGGTGCTGCAATCGTATATGGGTGTCGATGTAATTCAGCAGCCCGGATAAACTTGAGGAGCCCCTTTCTGGATCTCCTCAAATACACGATCCCTATTTTACTTTCTTTTCCAGTTCATCAACCTTCTTTTTCATCTGCCAATCGATGAAAGAATGAACCACAGCCCATCCCACCAGGAAGACCACGACCCATTGCTCCCAAGAATCCATTTTTTACCTCCGAATTAATCGTTAGAAGGATTATAGGAGCGCCGTAAAACCCTGTCAAAGGATTCACGTTTCACCTCTACTGGGGGCTCTTGTCTTTTCCGGCTCGGTTATCGAGAAAGTCCTTCGCACCTTGAACGGCGAGCGCCATCAGTTCGAACAGATTCGGCTGCAGCCCAATGGTTTCCAGCGCTTGCTTCGGAAGAAAAATGTCTGATGACGACAGCAGATTGCCTGCCATCAGATGATTCAGTGCCGCAGCCTCTTTCATCATATAGCCGTATTTCTTTAAAACGGCTTTTGAGTAGTCATCCTCTGAGTCCCAGTTTTCGACCAACAGCTTAGCGGAGGTCATCGCCGGTATGATTCCAGCCGCAGTTACCGGGTCCACCAGGCCGATGGCCTCGCCAATTCCCCAAATTCTGCCTTGAACGAAGGGGTAAGCCGGCCCGTGACAACGTATTTCCCCCCGGCAACTGCAGACAGCGCGATCTTGAGCTATCCCCCCGGTGATGCATTTGAGTGCTTGCCTGGCAGCATCAAACCCGAATGGAGATAGCGACCCCGCATGAACTTCGCCGCTTCCGGCCGGAAACAACCATGAGTATCCGCCATGGGGATTCAGTACTGCGGTCGGTGTTTGAGGAGTTTTGGCCTTGAGTCTTATCTGGACGGCATAGACAACCGGGCACAACTCCACTGCGGGCAGGAAGGCGCGCTTGTATCCGGTGGCATCGATGACCCTGTCGAAATCACCGGGATTCATTGTTTCGGGCTCATGGAACGGGACACTGCCTGTCAAATCGCGGATAAAAGCTGGTTTATCGATGATCGCCAGATCCGCTTTGAGCCGTCGTCCGTTCACCAGAACATGGTGATACTTCCCGAGGAAGTATTTGTCAGCAGTCAAACCGACCCCACCGCAGAGCGCTTCAAATAATGGCCGGGACAGCCCCCAGGCGCAGCCCTTCAACCCGCATGCATTCGCTGAAGGCCAGTCAAAAAGTGTGACCTGGCTTTGCGGCCGCCGCTGCCTCAGTAACCGTAAAAGGTAGCTCCCGCCGCTGCCGCAACCCATAATAGCTATCCGTTCAGTCACAGAATTAGCCAGATTCTCATCGATCATCATGGTGCCGGCGACGAAGAGTCGCCCCTGGCTAATGCAAGAGTTCCGAGAACCTTGAAGACCATCACGCCTACCGAGTAGTGGCAGTCAGCAGCGGCTACCAGCGTATGTTTATGTTCAAGGTTTTCAGCCAGCGGCCAGTCGCGACAGGTACGAGGCCGGATGCTGTAGATTGAGCAGCGACCGGTGCGTTGATTCCACCAGCGGCAGGGGTTCGCTTGTTTCATGAACCATTGGCCAGCCCGAAGATCAAAAAGGTCTTCTTTCTTCAGTTTAAGTTTCCGGCTGATCCGATCAACGTCATCCGGGAAAACATGGATGCTCTTGGTCTGCGCGCAACACCAGCCGCATCCGAGACAGGCTGAAGCCAGGCGCTTCATTAACCCGTGAGATTCTACGCCGACAATGTCGACGATCGAGATGACGCGCCGGAGTTCATGGTCCGGAATATCGCCTACAACCGCATTATGTCGCGTCCGAAGCACTTCAAGAATCTGCGAGATATAAAAATCATAGCTCAGCCCCGTGCTGCGGCTCTTTATCCCTGCGAGCCGTTCCATAGCTTCGAGATCATCGGGCTTAAATACCTTCGATAAAAGTTCGATCATGGCTATTTGTTTTTCATATTCAACCGCGGAAACCGGACACATTGGAATCGCTTGATTTAAATCTCCCTGCCTACCGCTGCGGCAACCGCCCGCAGTTCCTCCATGAGGCGGCTGAAATCAGAAGGCGTCAAGGACTGCAATCCGTCTACTAACGCCTCCTTGGGGTTTGGGTGCACTTCTATCAACAAACCGTCGGCTCCAGCCGCCACCGCCGCCTTTGCCATCGCCGGCACCAGGGCATAGTGGCCAGCGGCATGGCTTGGATCTACAACGACGGGCAAGTGACTGAAGCGTTTGATAACTGGGATTGCGGAAATATCCAGGGAAAAACGAGTGCTGGTCTCATAAGTGCGGATGCCGCGTTCGCACAGAATGACCTGATCGTTGCCGCCGGCCAGCAGATAGTCCGCCGCCGTCAACCACTCATCAATGGTGGATGACAATCCGCGCTTGAGAAGCACCGGCTTTTTTTGCCTGCCGACAGCGGTAAGCAAGGCATAATTCTGCATATTTCTGGCACCGATCTGCAAGATATCGACGCTTTCAGAAATATTCTCAACATCCCGCGGATCGACTACCTCGGAGATCACCGGCATACCGAATTCGGTCTTAGCCTTGGCCAGCAGCTCCAGACCGGTCTTTTCCAGCCCCTGGAAACTGAAAGGCGAAGTCCGAGGCTTATAGGCGCCGCCGCGCAACACGGTTGCTCCGGCTTTCTTGACGATTCTGGCGGCCTCAAAAAGCTGGGCTTCGCTTTCGACGGCGCAAGGGCCAGCCATCACCACCAGCTTCCGACCGCCGATCTCGACGTTTGCGGATTTGACCACTGTCGGAAAAGGCTTGAATTCCCGGGCGGCCAATTTGTAAGGCTTCATAATCCGGGTGACTGACTCAACCTCAGGCAGAACGGCAAATAGGTCCGGCGACAATTGACCGGTATTACTGCCGAGAAGGGCAACCACTGTTTTATCGGTGCCAAGATTGAGTTGTACGCCTAACCCCAGCGATTTCGCCCTGGCTACAACCCCGTCAACCGATTCCCGGGCAGCGCCTTTCCTCATTTCGACAATCATTTCATTCTCCCGTTAGCGACCTATTTCGGCCTTGAAAAGCAAAAGGCCCCCGGCGATGGATGCTTCCGGAGGCCTTAATTCGATAAAGTATGTACGGCTCATTTTCGAGCCGGCAACCCGTAATGCTAGCGGCGGGTGGTGACGCGCCGGGCAGCCTTTATGGCCGCGCGGCGGGTTGCGGTTTCTTTCCGCTTGCGGCGGGTCAGCGGCTTTTCAAAACGGGAGCGGCGGCGGGCTTCGCGGATGACACCATCAAGCTGCACTTTGCGGTTAAAGCGCTTGAGCATCCCTTCGAAGCTTTCATTATACTCGGGTCTAACTTCTGTCAAGAAAATCACCCCTTCCCGTCTGGAATAACAGATGCGCGATTAGCTATTGTGGGCTATAGGAGATTTTGTGTCAAGTCCGTTTAACCGAGCCGCCGCAGCGAGATTCACACTTGCGTCGGAAATGAAAAAGTGTGACAACCTGCCCTTTCGGCCAGTACTAATCTCAACTCTTGGCTGTTAACTTATCACCTGGCCGATGTTATAGTCATGTGGATAAACAGGGAAAGAAGGATCCGGATGATCACAAGGTTCCCCGCGGACCTGGCGCGGTCTTATCTTGAGGCACTTTGCGCTGTGAAACCCAATCGCCGCACCGGGTCTCCCGGGAACAAGTCAGCCACCGACTTTGTAGCCTCCCTTTTCAAACAATGGGGATATGAAATAGATACTACGCCATTTGATTGCCTGGACTACGAAAGTGGGGCAGCGACGCTTACAAACGCTACCTCCTTTTTCCCGGTGACGATCAGCCCATTTTCTCCCGGCATCAACGTCATCGCGCCACTTGCCGTCGTTTCGACAGTGAAGGAACTGGCCGCGTGCGATTGTACCGGCAGACTGGTGCTCCTTAAAGGCGAGATCGCCGCCGAGCCCCTGATGCCTAAAAACTTCGCTTTTTACAATCCTGAGCAGCATCAGCAGATCTATGCCCTGCTCGAAGCTAAGCAACCGGCTGCAATCATCACCACTACAACCGGTTCCCTATCCACCGCTGGCGCCGTTTATCCATTCCCGATGATAGAGGATGGCGATTTTGATATCCCGTCAGTCTACTGTACCGAACCGATCGGCAATGCCATCGCCGCTTCAGGATCGCCGCTGCGTCTGGTCGTCGAAGCGCGGCGCATACCGGCGCAGGCTGCTAACGTCGTTGCCCGCAAGAACTCCCGCGCAGCCGGCAAAATAACCGTCTGCGCCCATCTCGACGCTAAAGAAGGAACTCCCGGAGCTTTGGATAATGCTTCGGGTATCGCCGTCATCCTGCTCCTCGGCGAGATGCTGGCGGATTATGAGGGAGGTTTCGGTATTGAATTTGTCGCCGTCAACGGTGAAGATTATTACTCCGCCGGGGGTGAGATGGACTATCTGCGCAGGTACGGCGATTCGATCCAAGAGGTCGCCCTAGCCGTAAATATCGACGGCGCCGGTTATCGACAGGGTAAAACAGCGTTTTCAGCCTATGGTCTTCCTCCTGATTTAGAAACAGAGGTCAGGTTGATCTTCAAACGGTTTGACGGGTTGATCGAAGGCCCGCCATGGTACCAGGGCGATCATATGATCTTCGTTCAGGCCGGACGGCCCGCGCTGGCCTTTACCTCGGAAAAAGCTACGGACCTGCTGTCGACAGTTACCCACTCCGCTGCCGACACACCGGATGAAGTGGATTGTTGTAAACTTGTCGAGATCGCCCAGTCGCTGGGAAGCCTGATCAGGCACTTATCGACGCGGCCGGAGACAATTAATTGTATTGAAATATCAGAAGTCCAGGAATAGACTATATTCGGATAGTTTAGGAGGTCAATACCATGGTCGAAAACCTAGCACAGTACCCTGCCAGCCTGCGCATCGATTATCCGGACAAACCCAGAGACAAGGCGAGTGTGGCTTTCCGTATCTTTATGGCGATACCCATCGCGATCATTCTGAGTATGATCAGCGGCGGGGTTAACCAGTACACAGTCGATAAAATCACTTATTCCTGGGGCGGTACCGGGGGTATCGTAGTCCTGGCCGTTGCCGCCATGGTCCTTTTCCGGCAGAAATACCCCAGGTGGTGGTATGACTGGAACCTGGCATTAACCCGGTTCAGTACCCGTGTGGGTGCTTATTTCGCGTTGCTGCGCGATGAATACCCCTCAACCGATGAAGAACAATCGGTTCACCTGGAGGTTGCTTACCCGGATGCGAAGAAAGACCTTGTTCGCTGGATGCCGTTGGTCAAATGGTTTCTGGCAATCCCGCATTACGTGGTGCTGGCCTTCCTCAGCATAGCCGCGGTTGTTTGTACCATCATCGCCTGGTTTGCCATCCTTTTTACGGGCAAGCACCCGAGGGGATTATTTGATTTCGTCGTAGGTGTCATGCGCTGGGGAGTTCGGGTGTCAGCCTATGCCGTGTTGCTCACCACCGACCGTTACCCTCCATTCAGTTTAGATTCGTAGAGACATCAGGAATCAGACGCGAGGGCGATGGTGAACATCGCCCTCGCGTCATGTTGCCGTGTTGTTAATCGTCGGAGGTTGACCTAATCCCAGCAATCAGTCACTATTAATAGGGTTAACCGTTTTTTAAGACATCGGTCCAGTTAATCAGGAAGGGCGAATGATTTTGAACGTAGTCCTGCGGTTTTTCAGTTCGGTCAGGGTCGCTCTATGGATCATTCTGCTCCTGGCAATCGTCAGCCTGTCCGGAACGCTATTACGTCAAATGCCCCCGGTAGTGGCGGCAGATCCGGAGTTGGTACAGTTATGGCTGGAACAGGTTGCCCGTCCTGCATACGGCGGTCTAACCGGTGTCTTCGATGTCCTAGGGTTATTCGATGTGTTCCATTCCCCGCTGTTCATCATTCTTGGCAGTCTGCTTATTGTCAGTATCACTGTATGCTCCCTGAAAAGGTGGCCCAGCCTGATCAAGATTTCCCGAGGCGTAGACAATGGAGACGCTCTCCGTTTGCTGGATAAAGGTCACGCCACCAGGGCTACCAGCCGCCTTTCAGCCGGAGACGGCGTTGCCGCCATTGAGCAGTTTTTCACCAAGAGAAACTATCGGCTGCGGCGCCAGTCAACCGGTGAGGTGGAACTGTTCCTGGCGGACAAAAACCGATTCGCCCCTTGGGGAACCTACGCCATCCATTTGAGCCTGATACTTTTGATTGCGGGTTATCTTGTCGGAAGTTATTCGGGATACTCCAACAATTCTTTCATCGTTGCCGAAGGAGAGACCCGGGACATCGGCGCCCCGTACGGCATCTCCGTTCACCTTGAATCCTTCGAGGATGAATACTACGCAACTGGAGCGCCCAAGGATTACAGGGCTCAGGTCCAGCTGCTGTCCGCTGGAGCTGTGATTAAGGAAGGATTGATCCGTGTCAATTATCCCATGGAATACGGCGGCCTCCGGATATACCAGTCATTCTTCGGGTCAGCGGTAAGGATCAAGGTCGCCAATTCTTCGTCGGGCGCTGAGGTTTTCAACGGCTCCATCGCATTGGCTGACGGCTTCACTGCGGAGGGGTATCAACGGTTTTCAGGTACCCTCGACCTCAATGCTCAAAACCTGTTTGTTTACCTGATTGCCCCCGCCGCCGGCGTCGACCCGGTGATTCCGGCTGACAGCATCCGCCTCGAGTTCTACGATGGGGAACAACCGGAAGGTCAGTTTATCGATTTTATAAATATCCCGATCGGCCAGAATTCTGAATTCCAGGGACTGGTTTTCTCCCCCGAAGAGATGACCCAGTTTTCGGGGTTCCAACTGCGGGAGGACCCAGGGTTAGGGCTGGTCTGGGCATCACTCGCCCTATTCATGCTCGGTCTGACCTCGGTATTCTATTTCCCCCACCGCCAGATAATTGTTTCCATACGGCCCGACACCAAGGGCAGCAAGATTAGTTTTACAACCCTGGGCAAGAAAAACCAGGCTGCCATCGAAGAAATGGAAGCCTTTGGCAGCGCTGTCGCGGCCACTGGGCAGATAGCACCGAAAAAACCAGGAAAGGAAAACATGAACTAATGCAGGCGATCTTCTTCTGGGGCAGTTTAGTGGCACTTAGTCTGATCTTCTTTTTACTGGTCGCCTATTTTCTAACCCTGCGCAGCAATAAGGGGATGGAAGCCGGCGTCACGCTGCGGCAAACGATGATGGGAATGCTGGTGCTTTCCTTCATCCTCCTGAGCGGCTTAATCATCACAAGGTGGATAGACACCGGGCACGGGCCATTTACCAGCATGTGGGAATTTGCCGTAGCTTTTGCCTGGGGAATTATAGGCCTTGGGCTGTTATACTGGATGCGCTATCGTCTGATGCTGGTCACCGGCGCGTCCGCGGTTGTTGCCCTCGCGCTAATCGGCTTTGGAGCCTACCTATTTGCCACCGGCGAGTTTGACCCATCAGCCCCTTCTGACCTGGTGCCGGCACTGCAGCAAAGCTTCCTTTTATCAACCCATGTGGCGGCTGCGGCCCTGTCCTACGGCGCTTTTGCTATCGGCTTTGTGGCTTCAATCATGTTCCTGTCCCAACGGAAACAGGCTAAACCCTGGATGCCGGCGCCTGAGACACTGGACCGCCTCAGTTATCATACGGTCATCGTCGGATTTCCCCTGCTTACCCTGGTTATCATTCTCGGCGCCATCTGGGCAGAGTATTCCTGGGGCCGCTATTGGTCATGGGATCCTAAAGAAACGGCGGCGCTGGTCACCTGGTTTTTTTACGCCGCCTACCTGCACACACGCGTGATCAAGGGCTGGCAGGGTGCGCGTTCGGCGTGGTTACTGGTCATCGCTTTCCTGGCGGTGATCTTTACGTTTTTCGGAAATTACTTTTTTGAAGGCTTGCATGCCTTTGAAGTGGTATAGCCTGAAGTCCTGTTTGGAAGCCGAGAACAGCTTGATCAGTGTTTCAACCGATTAATGGTCGCGTGCACCTTGGCGATGCAACGGTCCATAACCACCGGCAATCCGGCTTGCCGCGCTCTGGCGGCAGCCTCTTCATTGACCACGCCCTCCTGCAGCCACAGAGCTCCAGCCCCGGCCTTGATGGCTTCTTCGATGGTCGGCATAACTTTATCCGGAGCGCGAAAGACGTTGACAATGTCGATCTTATCCGGTACTGAATTCAAGTCAGGGTAGCTTTTTCGTCCCAGAACAGATTCGACAGTTGGATTGATGGGGATCACCCGGTAACCGCTGGCTATCAGGTAGCCCATAACCGCATTGGAATGGCGTTGTGGATCCGGTGATGCCCCGACGACGGCGATCGTCCGGGATTTGGCCAACAGTTCCTTTTCTATCCGCGGTATTCTGG
This window contains:
- a CDS encoding M28 family metallopeptidase, producing MITRFPADLARSYLEALCAVKPNRRTGSPGNKSATDFVASLFKQWGYEIDTTPFDCLDYESGAATLTNATSFFPVTISPFSPGINVIAPLAVVSTVKELAACDCTGRLVLLKGEIAAEPLMPKNFAFYNPEQHQQIYALLEAKQPAAIITTTTGSLSTAGAVYPFPMIEDGDFDIPSVYCTEPIGNAIAASGSPLRLVVEARRIPAQAANVVARKNSRAAGKITVCAHLDAKEGTPGALDNASGIAVILLLGEMLADYEGGFGIEFVAVNGEDYYSAGGEMDYLRRYGDSIQEVALAVNIDGAGYRQGKTAFSAYGLPPDLETEVRLIFKRFDGLIEGPPWYQGDHMIFVQAGRPALAFTSEKATDLLSTVTHSAADTPDEVDCCKLVEIAQSLGSLIRHLSTRPETINCIEISEVQE
- a CDS encoding DUF4389 domain-containing protein; the protein is MVENLAQYPASLRIDYPDKPRDKASVAFRIFMAIPIAIILSMISGGVNQYTVDKITYSWGGTGGIVVLAVAAMVLFRQKYPRWWYDWNLALTRFSTRVGAYFALLRDEYPSTDEEQSVHLEVAYPDAKKDLVRWMPLVKWFLAIPHYVVLAFLSIAAVVCTIIAWFAILFTGKHPRGLFDFVVGVMRWGVRVSAYAVLLTTDRYPPFSLDS
- a CDS encoding cytochrome c biogenesis protein ResB, translated to MILNVVLRFFSSVRVALWIILLLAIVSLSGTLLRQMPPVVAADPELVQLWLEQVARPAYGGLTGVFDVLGLFDVFHSPLFIILGSLLIVSITVCSLKRWPSLIKISRGVDNGDALRLLDKGHATRATSRLSAGDGVAAIEQFFTKRNYRLRRQSTGEVELFLADKNRFAPWGTYAIHLSLILLIAGYLVGSYSGYSNNSFIVAEGETRDIGAPYGISVHLESFEDEYYATGAPKDYRAQVQLLSAGAVIKEGLIRVNYPMEYGGLRIYQSFFGSAVRIKVANSSSGAEVFNGSIALADGFTAEGYQRFSGTLDLNAQNLFVYLIAPAAGVDPVIPADSIRLEFYDGEQPEGQFIDFINIPIGQNSEFQGLVFSPEEMTQFSGFQLREDPGLGLVWASLALFMLGLTSVFYFPHRQIIVSIRPDTKGSKISFTTLGKKNQAAIEEMEAFGSAVAATGQIAPKKPGKENMN
- the ccsB gene encoding c-type cytochrome biogenesis protein CcsB, producing MQAIFFWGSLVALSLIFFLLVAYFLTLRSNKGMEAGVTLRQTMMGMLVLSFILLSGLIITRWIDTGHGPFTSMWEFAVAFAWGIIGLGLLYWMRYRLMLVTGASAVVALALIGFGAYLFATGEFDPSAPSDLVPALQQSFLLSTHVAAAALSYGAFAIGFVASIMFLSQRKQAKPWMPAPETLDRLSYHTVIVGFPLLTLVIILGAIWAEYSWGRYWSWDPKETAALVTWFFYAAYLHTRVIKGWQGARSAWLLVIAFLAVIFTFFGNYFFEGLHAFEVV
- a CDS encoding CoA-binding protein, with amino-acid sequence MSRIPRIEKELLAKSRTIAVVGASPDPQRHSNAVMGYLIASGYRVIPINPTVESVLGRKSYPDLNSVPDKIDIVNVFRAPDKVMPTIEEAIKAGAGALWLQEGVVNEEAAARARQAGLPVVMDRCIAKVHATINRLKH